Genomic segment of Gloeocapsa sp. PCC 7428:
AGCAGAAGCAACTTTTGGAAACAATTGCAACCGGACAACCGTTAGACGATTGCCTTGCTGCGGTCTGTGCCTCGCTGTCTCGCCTGACTGACCAGGTTCGCGCCTGCTTTTTGCTGACCGATGCTCAGTGTTCCACCTTCCCCCGTTCGGTCACGCCCGATTTGCCGCCCTCGTTTGGGCAGGGGCTAAAAGATGCCCCAATTAACGACCTGTACATTGGAACCTGCGGTGAGGCAGTGTATCGCGGACAGCCGATTACCTGTGTTGATATTGCCAACGACGATCGCTGGTCACAGGAATGGCGATCGCTCTGTCTCGCGCATGGCATTTTGGCGTGCCATTCCAGACCTGTAATGGGGATCAAGGGTTTGCCGCTCGGTTCACTGATGCTGTGTTTTGATACAGTACGAATGCCGACTAACTGGGAATATCAGCTTGCTGAATTTGGCACTCAAGTTGCCAGCATTGCGTTTGAGCGCGAACACTCCGTGCAGCAAAGCTACCGCGTCAGCCTTGCCCTGCATGAGAGCCGCGTTGCACTGGAACAGCAGGCACAGAAGTTTGATGCAACGCTTTCGACCATCGCTGACTATGTGTTTAGTTTTGACCGCAACGGGCGGTTTCTCTATGCCAATCAGGTGTTGCTGGATTTGTGGGGGCTAACCGCAGCCGAGGCGATCGGTAAAACAATGGCGGACCTGAATTATCCTCCGACCGTAGAGCAGCAAATCTTAAACGACATGCGACGAGTATTTGAAACCGGAGAAACCATTCGCAACGAAACCAGCTACATCAATCCTGCCGGGGTCAATGGCTACTTTGAATACATTCTCAGTCCCGTCTTTGCTGCGAATGGCGCGGTAGAATCGGTCTCTGGTTCTTCTCGCAACATCACCGATCGCAAAGTTGCCGAGGAAGCCATGCGCTTAAGTGAAGAGCGCTATCGCCTCCTGACTTCAATTCTCACCTCGATTGTGTGGACGGTTGACCCAGAAGGAGCGTTTGTGTCTCCCCAACCCGAATGGGAGGCATACACTGGGCAAACCTGGGAGGAACATCAGGGATTTGGCTGGGTACAGGCACTCCATCCAGACGATCGAGAGCCGCTACTGGCACGCTGGCTTCAGGCAAAGCAGCAGCAAACGCTCTACTATTCCGAGGGGCGGATGTGGCACGCTGCCAGCCGCGAATATCGCTACTTTGAAGCGCGAGGAGTGCCCTTGTTCAACCCAGATGGCTCAGTGCGTGAATGGATTGGGAATGTGAGCGATATCCACGATCGCAAACAAGCGGAACTGGCACTGCAAGAATCCAAAGCAAGACTGGCAGTAGAACTTGCGGATACCCAGCAGCTTCAGTCCATCAGCAGCCAGTTAATTCAGGAAGACAATATCACCCTTTTGTATGAGCAAATTCTCGATGCCAGTATCGCAATCATGCACTCAGATATGGGCAGCGTGCAACTGCTTTATCCAGAACGAAATGAACTGCAACTGCTGGCATGGCGAGGACTTGACCCGGCATCAGCGGCATTTTGGCAATGGGTGCGCCTAGATTCGAGCAGCACTTGCGGTGTGGCGCTCCTTTCTGGAGCGCGGGTCGTGGTGCCCGATGTCGAAACCTGCGAGTTTATGGCTGACACAGAAGATCTAGCATTTTATCAGCTTTCTGGGATTCGTGCCGTGCAGTCTACCCCCTTGCTGTCGCGCAGCGGTCGCATCGTGGGGATGATTTCCAACCACTGGACTGAGGTACACCAGCCTTCCGAGCGTGAATTGCGGCTGCTCGATGTCATTGCAAGACAGGTCGCCGACCTGATTGATCGGAAATCTGCTGAAGCCGAACGCGAGCAGCTTTTGCAGCGGGAGCAAGCAGCACGGGAAGCCGCAGAGCGAGCCAATCGTGTCAAGGATGAATTTTTGGCTGTCCTGTCCCATGAACTACGATCGCCCCTTAACCCGATTCTGGGCTGGACCCGCCTGCTGCAAAACGGCAAACTGGACGAAGCCCGCCGAACAGAAGCCCTGAAGACGATCGAACGCAACGCCAAACTACAAACCCAACTGATCGAAGACCTGCTCGACATCTCCCGCATTATGCAGGGCAAGCTGTCCTTAACAGCGGCTCCCACGAGTTTGGCCGTTGTGATTTCTGCTGCCATTGAAACGGTGCGATTGGCAGCAGAAGCCAAGAACATTCAAATCACGCTTGACCTTGATCCCCAAATTGCCTCCATCTCTGGGGATGCCGCTCGCTTGCAGCAGGTCGTATGGAACTTGCTCACCAATGCCGTCAAGTTCACGCCTAATGGCGGACAGGTGACGGTTGAACTACGGCAATTGGATCACCTGGCTCAGATTCGCGTAATCGATACGGGCAAAGGCATCAACCCCCAGTTCTTGCCCCATGTCTTTGAGTATTTTCGGCAGGAAGATGGCTCAACCACCCGCAAGTTTGGTGGGTTGGGGCTGGGACTAGCGATCGTGCGCCAAATTGTCGAACTGCATGGCGGCACCGTTTGGGCAGAGAGCCGGGGTGAGAATCAGGGCGCAACCTTCATCGTGCAATTGCCATTATTGCGGAATCGGGAATCAGGAGCAGGGAGTAGGGAAAGCAAGGTCGATTCTCCACTCTCCACTCCTCACTTCCCACTCACAGGATTGCAGATTCTACTGGTAGACGATGAGCCAGATACCCGTGAGTTTCAAGCGTTTCTATTGGAACAAAGCGGGGCAAAAGTGACAGTGGTTGCTTCTGGCTTGGAGGCACTACAATCGCTGGATCAGTTCATTCCCGATGCGATTGTCAGTGATATTGGTATGGCAGACATGGATGGTTATATGCTGATGCAGCAGATTCGCTCTCGCCCTCCAAGCCAGGGTGGACAAGTTCCGGCGATCGCCCTGACTGCCTATGCTAGAGACTTTGACCAGCAAAAAGCGCGTCAGGTAGGTTTCCAGACGCACATCACAAAACCTGTGGAGCCAGAAGCGTTGGTGGAAGCGATCGCAAGTCTCTTACGGTAGCCTGGTCCTTTGAAAGAACTGCGGAATTTGATGTTCAAAGAATACGGTGTAAAGCTGCAACTCCGAGATGCTCGCGTCTCGACCAAGATCGGGCACGCCACGCGCGAAAAACTTGGACTCGATATTGCCGCTCAAGTGAAAAAGAAGGGTGGTAACAAAAAGTTCGATTGGCAGCGATGGAATACAAAGGTGTTCCCACGATTATTCGGGCAACCAGATGCATTGAAGTACTCACCGGAAGTGGTGGCGATCGTCATGAGCTTGCTGTATGACACCATTCGTACTGACCCAGAGCAAGCTGTTGCAGACCTGGTGGAATTCAATCGGGCATCACTGGAGCGCCGCAACTCATTCCAAGCAGAGCAGGATGACGATCTGGATGATTTGGATGATGAGCTTGACGATGATCTCGATGACGAAGCCAGCGACGAATTGGATGATGACCTCGATGAAGAGTTAGACGAGGATCTGGAGGAGGATGACGAATAGTACCCATTCTGCCTTGCTCACTGCCTAATTGCTTACTCTGCATTAGTTGAACTGATGCAGGGTTCTTTTTTCCCCGCCCACCTCCCTGACTCATTGAAGCGGAGGACAGCAACAACTGTAGAGGAAGTGAATCTCAACTTGAATGAGGAAGGCATCTGTCGATGCGATCGCGGTGAGAAATCCAACTCATCAATAAAGGAGCAATTCTAATTCTCATGGTTACTGCAACTGCAACACGCAAATCTGCAAAAACCACTGTACGCAAGGCACCGAAGCACACACCTGCTTTACAGCGGGTCATTCCCTATCAGGAGAAGGTTCGCCTGATGGTGATTGAAGTGCTACGGGAGGAGTCTGGACGGTAACTGGCAGCATCCGCTCGTTTCAACGGGCAGGAGTTCGATTGGGAACAGCACAATGCTCAGTTTCGCCAAGACTACGCCGAAACCTCACTCCGCGATCTGCTGACCTCCGCTCGCAAACTTTACGGATTGCAAAATCTGGATGAAGTGCGCGATCGCCGTGCAGCCCACAAAGCAACCCGCACAGGGCGCTTGAATGCGCTAAACGGCTTGAGTACAACAGATGACGTGGATACGGATGAGGAGTTTGAAGTTGATCTGGAAGAAGATATCAACCTAGATGACTAATTCTTGGACAGCTTCCGCAGCTTAACAGCGAACTCCGGCGGTGAGTCGGGGTACTTCATTTCCCACCCACCCTCACCCTGCCGAAAGTTAAGGCATGGTTCTAGCTGCTGAAGTTTTCATTTTCAACTAGAACTAGATCTAAAGGCTCAGCGAGTAGTGCGATCGCCTGCTCTAAGGCTCCTTCCGCAATCTGAAGCTGTGTTTGGAGTTGGTGTAATTGGCATAGAGCCGAGAACCCTGCAAAAACGGAAATAGAGGCTGAAATCGCTTGTTATATAAAGGTTTCACCTTTTTAATGCTCTATTTAAACCAAACATAAGAAACTTACAAGCAGACACAGCATAGTACAGAGTTACTAATTAATACAGTCAGGACTCAAATACCAACTGATGAGTGAAAGTAGGTAATACCAGACAAAACGACATTGATTTTTCAGGGGTTCTGGGTATGACTGTAAAGATACCCCAACTATCGAAAGTTGGTAAAACCCACTCTTCACCACTTCAATCTCCTAACTCTCGCAAGTATGCCGCAGTCAGAACAAGAGAATACCTGTTGGAAAAAGAAATTGAGGCAATGCGAGATGCACTCAAGAAGGCTGGTGGTCGCCATGCTCATCGGGACTCGACTTTAATCTTATTGATTTACCGTCACGGACTACGAATGGCAGAAGCAACTGTACTGCGATGCGAGCAAATAGACGCTTTGTGGTGGCAATCTCCACGTTAAGCGAGTAAAGAGGGGAACTCCTTCCACACATCCACTCTATGGTGATGAAATTCGCTCTGTGCGTAAACTCCAGCGTGATTATCCAACTTCTGCTTATAGTTTCCAGTCATCTCGTCAAGGGTCATTGGCGAAAGATACAATCGCTGGAATTATCGAGCGAGCTGGGGAATTAGCTTTGTTGCCATTTCCAGTTCATGCTCATATGTTACGCCATGCTTGTGGGTACGCTCTGGCTGCTAAAGGAGTAGACACCCGTACCATTCAAGGTTATTTAGGACACAATAATATTCAACATACAGTCCGCTATACAGAACTATCACCAGTACGATTTAAGGGGTTGTGGGATGAATAGCAGCGTCACCAAGATAAATTAATTGTCTGTCAGAAAAAAAGATAAAATACTGTGCCGTTCACGATTGAGGGATGAACCAAGTTTGGGTAGTCCTCAGAATTTCCAGTGTTAAATTTGACCTAAATGACCTTAATTGACCGTACAGCTTACCCAAGATTTAAACAATATCCCTCAGCGAAAGAACTAACTGAACTTTATCCCCCTACACTGGAAGAGCTTAAATTTGTCAAATCTCGTGTTCGTAGCCATGAAGGTTTACTTTGCTTCATGGTAATGTTGAAATCGTTTGAGAGACTGGGATATTTTCCGCATCCAGAAAATGTACCTATCACGATTATTAAACATATAAGGTCATATTTAAAATTACGTGATTGGGTGAGAGCTATTCCCACAGACTGCCAAAAGCGTAATTATCAACAAGTAATTCGAGAATATTTGGGTGTCAAGTCTTATGATAAAGCTGCCCAAAAATTGATAGCTGTTGTTGTTAGTTCTGCCGCAGAAGTTAAAGACCATCCGGCTGACTTAATCAACATTGCAATTGAAGAATTGGTTAAAGAACGATATGAGTTACCAACATTCAATTCCCTAGACCGCTGAGTTAGCCATGTCCGTTCCATTACAAACAATCGATTATTTCACCGAGTATCTCAGAGTCTATCTGGTGATGAACAAGCTTATTTAGACCAATTATTATTAGCGGAAACATCTGAATCAATTGCCACATTAAATTTATTGAAATCCCCACCTAAAAGTGTCAAACTGAGCCAGATTAAACAACTGCAAACCAAGTTTAACCAGTTGATGACCTTTGGTGATGCTAAACGCTTGTTATCAAGTATTGCTCCGGCTAAAGTGAAATATTTAGCAACACACGCTAGGGCTTTAGATATATCAGAATTTCAAGATATTAAACTGTCTAAACGCCGTACATTGCTGTTGTGCTTGCTATATGAAGCCCAGGCCAAAACGGGTGCATGTCACCTGCTTGAGAGGAAAATAGGTTATAACTGGTTGTTGAGATAAGCACAACGATGAGCTAGAACGTTTGGAACATGCTCCGTCTTCCACCGTGCTCCTGAAATTTTCAGCCGACGATCAATTTGTTTAACTGTTGATTCAACGGCTCCAGAACCAATCGAGCAAATGCCTTGCGCTTGCAAATAATCATAGTTGATAATGCGATGGTGATGCTTTCGTAAATACTGGCAAAAACAGTGAGCTTGATGGTGTTGGCAACTTTCAAACAATGCCAGAGTTTCATCGACTTTTCCCTGCCAGAGCAAAGAACGAGCCTGCGCTAAACGCTGGAGTGACCCGCCAACCTTCTCCAGGTTTTCCATCAAGTGATACCAATCCAGAATTTCACGACGCTCTACTTCACCCTTCATCTGGTTAAACAAATTCCAAATGCCATCATGTCCATCTCCTAAACAGGTCACAACAGCAGAGAAGGTTTGTTCATTGAGCCACTCCAATAGGGCAGGATTATCATCGAGCCATGCCCCATGAATCTTCTCAGGAGATAGATGCACCGCTTTGTACTGTTTCCATTGTGGCTCCTCCCCTGGTTCTACAATTAATCGCACCGTTCCGCCGTCGATGCTCACTTCCTCTACCACTTCTTCTAATGGGGGAGATTCAAACGACTGACGCTGTACGAGTCGTTGTTGTGTTTTTGCACTCACCCGCATTCCAGTAAACAGTTCAATATCGTCAGCCGTGTGCTGATACGACACATTCGCACTAACACGTAAACAACATCTCTCCAACATCGGACTGATTTGAGTGCCTGCTTTGACCTGTAAGCGTTCAGCCTGTCGGTTGGTAATGCACAGCGTTCCTAAAATGCTCTTTAGCGTTCGCGGGTATCCTTCAGTTGTTGCAGTCGTTGTTGCAATAAAAAAACACCCAGTTGCGGCAACACCAGTTCCTGAGTTTGTTGGCGAATGGCTTGCTCAATCCCTTCTAATGTTTGTAACTGCTCAGCAGGGGTATTGCGATACAAAATTTAAGCAATGGTATCAATGCTTTGTTGCAGTTGCGCTTGATCTTCTGGGGTCATAAGACAGGTGGGACAATAGGCTTCCCTCCTAGCCTAGTTTTTCTCTCAAGAAGGTGACACACACCTATAAACGACTGGCAATGAATCCCACAATCCTGGGGCACCATCTTGGCTGCGATCGCCGACATATACGCCAACAATTTCTCGCGTTTGGACATCCAAAGCTAGCCAAATCCACTGCTTATTACCCTTGTTACCCACAAATGACCACATCTCATCACACTGAATGGTTAAGCGTCCCTTTTTTTAGCCCGTACTTCCACTTGACGGGGCACATTCTGGTATTTCTGATTGACGTAACTCTGAAGCCAAAGCTCTGAAACGTCTGCTACTCTGGCAATACCCGCTAACAGAATCTTCTCCAACAGGAGTTTATCAATCAGGGTTTTAGTTGCTTCTCATCAATGATTTTGTTTTGAGGGTCTTGCACAAACTGTCTACCGCACTCACGACACTTAAAGTTCTGTTTGCCGTTATGGATTCTACCATTTTTGACGATGCGAGTTGACTGACAGGTAGGGCAGCTAG
This window contains:
- a CDS encoding response regulator, which translates into the protein MMTPLQFLLLEDQPLDAERIRAALMDSSINHELLQVDTRADFVTALEAQPFNLILAAYPLLDFDGIAALEIAHHRCPETPFIFVSASLGEELAIDALKAGASNYVLKQRLERLVPAVQRALREAQEQQERKRSEQLLIEQKQLLETIATGQPLDDCLAAVCASLSRLTDQVRACFLLTDAQCSTFPRSVTPDLPPSFGQGLKDAPINDLYIGTCGEAVYRGQPITCVDIANDDRWSQEWRSLCLAHGILACHSRPVMGIKGLPLGSLMLCFDTVRMPTNWEYQLAEFGTQVASIAFEREHSVQQSYRVSLALHESRVALEQQAQKFDATLSTIADYVFSFDRNGRFLYANQVLLDLWGLTAAEAIGKTMADLNYPPTVEQQILNDMRRVFETGETIRNETSYINPAGVNGYFEYILSPVFAANGAVESVSGSSRNITDRKVAEEAMRLSEERYRLLTSILTSIVWTVDPEGAFVSPQPEWEAYTGQTWEEHQGFGWVQALHPDDREPLLARWLQAKQQQTLYYSEGRMWHAASREYRYFEARGVPLFNPDGSVREWIGNVSDIHDRKQAELALQESKARLAVELADTQQLQSISSQLIQEDNITLLYEQILDASIAIMHSDMGSVQLLYPERNELQLLAWRGLDPASAAFWQWVRLDSSSTCGVALLSGARVVVPDVETCEFMADTEDLAFYQLSGIRAVQSTPLLSRSGRIVGMISNHWTEVHQPSERELRLLDVIARQVADLIDRKSAEAEREQLLQREQAAREAAERANRVKDEFLAVLSHELRSPLNPILGWTRLLQNGKLDEARRTEALKTIERNAKLQTQLIEDLLDISRIMQGKLSLTAAPTSLAVVISAAIETVRLAAEAKNIQITLDLDPQIASISGDAARLQQVVWNLLTNAVKFTPNGGQVTVELRQLDHLAQIRVIDTGKGINPQFLPHVFEYFRQEDGSTTRKFGGLGLGLAIVRQIVELHGGTVWAESRGENQGATFIVQLPLLRNRESGAGSRESKVDSPLSTPHFPLTGLQILLVDDEPDTREFQAFLLEQSGAKVTVVASGLEALQSLDQFIPDAIVSDIGMADMDGYMLMQQIRSRPPSQGGQVPAIALTAYARDFDQQKARQVGFQTHITKPVEPEALVEAIASLLR
- a CDS encoding primosomal protein; translated protein: MKELRNLMFKEYGVKLQLRDARVSTKIGHATREKLGLDIAAQVKKKGGNKKFDWQRWNTKVFPRLFGQPDALKYSPEVVAIVMSLLYDTIRTDPEQAVADLVEFNRASLERRNSFQAEQDDDLDDLDDELDDDLDDEASDELDDDLDEELDEDLEEDDE
- a CDS encoding DUF4158 domain-containing protein gives rise to the protein MTLIDRTAYPRFKQYPSAKELTELYPPTLEELKFVKSRVRSHEGLLCFMVMLKSFERLGYFPHPENVPITIIKHIRSYLKLRDWVRAIPTDCQKRNYQQVIREYLGVKSYDKAAQKLIAVVVSSAAEVKDHPADLINIAIEELVKERYELPTFNSLDR
- a CDS encoding ISKra4 family transposase (programmed frameshift); translation: MLYRNTPAEQLQTLEGIEQAIRQQTQELVLPQLGGFFIATTTATTEGYPRTLKSILGTLCITNRQAERLQVKAGTQISPMLERCCLRVSANVSYQHTADDIELFTGMRVSAKTQQRLVQRQSFESPPLEEVVEEVSIDGGTVRLIVEPGEEPQWKQYKAVHLSPEKIHGAWLDDNPALLEWLNEQTFSAVVTCLGDGHDGIWNLFNQMKGEVERREILDWYHLMENLEKVGGSLQRLAQARSLLWQGKVDETLALFESCQHHQAHCFCQYLRKHHHRIINYDYLQAQGICSIGSGAVESTVKQIDRRLKISGARWKTEHVPNVLAHRCAYLNNQL